Proteins encoded together in one Prinia subflava isolate CZ2003 ecotype Zambia chromosome W unlocalized genomic scaffold, Cam_Psub_1.2 scaffold_31_NEW, whole genome shotgun sequence window:
- the LOC134564984 gene encoding cysteinyl leukotriene receptor 1-like, which translates to MSCHHHSINDFRNSVYSMLYSMISIMGFVGNGVVLYVLICTYRQKTAFQVYMLNLVLSDFLCVLTLPLHVIYYMHKGHWFFSDFLCSLSSYALYVNLYCSIFFMTAMSFFCCITIVFPVHNISLVSKKKVKFVCAGIWMFVTLTSTLFLQNGTYQHGNKTKCFEQPENSQKTNLVVILDFIALFMGFIFPFIIITICYNMIIRILLRNKANRREAVWMIVIVTATFLVSFTPYHVLCMVHLHMLSLWGSSCRDTMFLQKAVIVTLPLAAANCCFDPPLYFFSGGNFRQRLTTLRKASSSSLSQAFRKKISVKDKDEEPFGESQRENGRAAM; encoded by the coding sequence ATGTCGTGCCACCACCACTCCATCAACGACTTCCGCAACAGTGTCTACTCCATGCTCTACTCCATGATCAGCATCATGGGCTTTGTGGGGAATGGTGTGGTGCTGTACGTGTTGATCTGCACATACCGGCAGAAAACGGCCTTCCAGGTCTACATGCTCAACCTGGTCCTGTCTGACttcctgtgtgtgctcaccctgcCCCTGCATGTCATCTACTACATGCACAAGGGCCACTGGTTCTTCAGCGACTTCCTGTGCAGCCTCTCGTCCTATGCGCTCTATGTCAACCTCTACTGCAGCATCTTCTTCATGACAGCCATGAGCTTCTTCTGCTGCATCACCATCGTCTTCCCGGTCCACAACATCAGCCTGGTGTCgaagaagaaagtgaagttTGTGTGTGCTGGCATCTGGATGTTTGTCACACTGACAAGCACTCTCTTCCTGCAGAACGGGACGTACCAGCACGGCAACAAGACCAAGTGCTTCGAACAGCCAGAGAACTCCCAGAAGACAAACCTGGTGGTGATCCTGGATTTCATTGCCCTCTTCATGGGCTTCATCTTCCccttcatcatcatcaccatctgCTACAACATGATCATCCGCATCCTGTTGCGGAACAAGGCCAACCGCCGCGAGGCCGTGTGGATGATTGTCATTGTCACCGCCACATTCCTGGTGAGCTTCACGCCGTACCATGTCCTGTGCATGGTGCACCTGCACATGCTGAGCCTGTGGGGCTCAAGCTGCAGGGACACCATGTTCCTGCAGAAAGCCGTCATCGTcaccctgcccctggcagctgCCAACTGCTGCTTTGACCCCCCCCTCTACTTCTTCTCCGGGGGCAACTTCCGGCAGAGACTCACCACACTGAGGAAGGCATCCTCCTCCAGCTTGTCACAAGCCTTCAGGAAGAAGATCTCTGTGAAGGACAAGGATGAGGAACCCTTTGGAGAAAGCCAAAGGGAGAATGGAAGGGCAGCTATGTAA